From a region of the Nodosilinea sp. PGN35 genome:
- the ilvB gene encoding biosynthetic-type acetolactate synthase large subunit translates to MTTPVAAPNSVLVRRASGAFALIDSLRRHGVEHIFGYPGGAILPIYDELYRAEAVGGISHILVRHEQGGAHAADGYARATGKVGVCFGTSGPGATNLVTGIATAQMDSVPMVVITGQVPSHAIGSDAFQETDIFGITLPLVKHSYVARRPEQIPQMVAEAFYIAQTGRPGPVLIDIPKDIGLAEFDYVPVEPGQVNLPGYKPTIKGNPRQISHALRLLRQSERPLLYVGGGAITAGAHSELLKLAEYFQIPVTTTLMGKGCFDEHHSLALGMLGMHGTAYANFAVSECDLLIAVGARFDDRVTGKLDEFASRAQVIHIDIDPAEVGKNRSPQVPIVGDVRQVLTNLLTRIEEENQLPPPNQTAAWRDRIDRWKRDYPLVVPTYPSVLSPQEVIYELATQAPHAYFTTDVGQHQMWSAQFLKNGPRQWVSSAGLGTMGFGMPAAMGVQVALPNETVICISGDASFQMNLQELGTLAQYNIPVKTVIVNNGWQGMVRQWQQAFHGERYSSSNMEVGMPNFEILAQAYGIKGMVVSDREQLTPTVAAMLAHDGPVLLDVRVRRDENCYPMVAPGKGNHQMIGLPEVHGTGSGLGPAPCVSCGYQNLSTSNFCSECGTKL, encoded by the coding sequence ATGACGACTCCCGTTGCCGCTCCTAACAGTGTTCTTGTGCGCCGCGCCTCCGGTGCCTTTGCCCTGATCGACAGCCTGAGGCGGCATGGGGTAGAACATATTTTCGGCTATCCCGGCGGGGCAATTCTACCGATCTACGATGAGTTGTACCGGGCTGAGGCGGTAGGGGGCATTAGCCACATTTTAGTGCGCCATGAGCAGGGGGGTGCCCACGCCGCCGACGGCTACGCCCGCGCTACGGGCAAGGTGGGGGTCTGCTTCGGTACCTCTGGCCCTGGGGCCACCAACCTGGTCACCGGCATTGCCACCGCCCAAATGGACTCGGTGCCCATGGTGGTGATTACGGGGCAGGTGCCCAGCCATGCGATCGGTAGCGACGCTTTTCAAGAGACCGATATTTTTGGCATTACCCTGCCTCTGGTCAAGCATTCCTACGTGGCCCGGCGGCCCGAGCAGATTCCTCAGATGGTGGCAGAGGCGTTTTACATTGCCCAGACCGGTCGCCCTGGCCCGGTGCTGATCGACATTCCCAAAGATATTGGCCTGGCGGAATTTGACTACGTTCCTGTGGAGCCGGGACAGGTCAACCTACCCGGCTACAAACCCACGATCAAAGGTAACCCTCGCCAGATTAGCCACGCCCTGCGGCTGCTGCGCCAGAGCGAACGTCCCCTCCTGTACGTGGGTGGCGGTGCCATCACCGCCGGGGCTCACTCGGAGTTACTGAAACTGGCCGAATATTTTCAAATTCCGGTGACCACTACCCTGATGGGCAAGGGATGTTTTGACGAACACCATTCCCTGGCTTTGGGCATGCTGGGTATGCATGGCACTGCCTACGCTAACTTTGCCGTCAGCGAGTGCGACCTGCTGATTGCCGTGGGGGCGCGCTTTGACGATCGCGTTACCGGCAAGCTGGATGAGTTTGCCTCCCGCGCCCAGGTAATTCACATCGACATTGACCCCGCCGAGGTGGGTAAAAACCGCAGCCCCCAGGTGCCGATTGTGGGCGATGTCAGGCAGGTGCTCACCAACCTGCTCACCCGAATCGAGGAAGAAAATCAGCTGCCACCTCCCAACCAAACGGCGGCCTGGCGCGATCGCATCGATCGCTGGAAGCGAGATTATCCTCTGGTGGTACCCACCTACCCCAGCGTGCTGTCGCCCCAGGAAGTGATCTACGAACTCGCTACCCAGGCCCCCCACGCCTACTTCACGACCGATGTGGGGCAGCACCAGATGTGGTCGGCTCAGTTTTTGAAGAATGGCCCCCGTCAGTGGGTGTCCAGTGCTGGTCTGGGCACCATGGGCTTTGGCATGCCCGCCGCCATGGGGGTGCAGGTGGCGTTGCCCAACGAAACCGTGATCTGCATCAGCGGCGACGCCAGCTTTCAGATGAACCTGCAAGAGCTGGGCACCCTGGCCCAGTACAACATTCCAGTCAAGACGGTGATTGTCAACAACGGCTGGCAGGGCATGGTGCGCCAGTGGCAGCAGGCCTTCCACGGCGAGCGCTACTCCTCCTCTAATATGGAAGTAGGGATGCCTAACTTTGAGATCCTGGCCCAAGCCTACGGCATCAAAGGTATGGTCGTGAGCGATCGCGAACAGCTGACCCCCACCGTGGCCGCCATGCTGGCCCACGACGGGCCAGTACTGCTGGACGTGCGGGTGCGTCGCGACGAAAACTGCTACCCCATGGTGGCCCCCGGCAAGGGCAATCACCAAATGATCGGCCTACCGGAGGTACACGGCACGGGCAGCGGTCTAGGGCCCGCCCCCTGCGTTAGCTGTGGCTACCAAAATCTCTCGACCAGCAACTTTTGCTCAGAGTGCGGCACGAAGCTATAG